From the Gordonia bronchialis DSM 43247 genome, one window contains:
- a CDS encoding IS3 family transposase (programmed frameshift) — MAAPRKYSIELKERATRMAVEARKDPATRPGAFKRIGDQLGVHPEALRTWVKQAEIDGGQRPGTTSSDSERIAQLERENRELRRANTILKQASAFFCRGDRPPTALIVEFVAASRDEHGVDPICAALRDTAAQIAPSTVRAHLSANKTEAPRTVRDREMLGEIRTVHADNLGVYGARKVHAELRRKDIDVARCTVERLMKADGLQGIPRLKTRRTTRSDGAETPQPADRVGRQFTAEAPNTLWVADLTYIRTHSGWVYAAFILDVYSRVVVGWQVSTTMHTDLALDALDMGLWARDRAGQDVAGLIHHSDRGVQYRAIRYTERLAEAEAVTSVGSKGDSYDNAMAEAFNSLFKAECIRNPIMRPKSGWGGVGDVEIAVAEYIEWFNHRRLHGEIGHVPPVEYEAAYWAAHTVTSYRENPVPAEAGTN, encoded by the exons ATGGCAGCACCTCGGAAGTACAGCATTGAGCTGAAGGAGCGAGCGACGCGGATGGCGGTGGAAGCCCGCAAGGACCCGGCCACACGGCCGGGAGCGTTCAAACGGATCGGCGATCAACTCGGTGTGCACCCGGAGGCGCTACGCACCTGGGTCAAGCAAGCCGAAATCGATGGCGGGCAGCGGCCGGGTACCACGAGCAGCGATTCCGAGCGGATCGCGCAGCTCGAGCGGGAGAACCGCGAGCTGCGGCGGGCGAACACGATCTTGAAGCAGGCGTCGGCTT TTTTTTGCCGCGGAGATCGACCGCCCACAGCGTTGATCGTGGAGTTCGTCGCCGCTTCTCGCGACGAACACGGAGTCGATCCGATCTGCGCGGCCCTACGCGACACGGCCGCCCAGATCGCTCCGTCCACGGTACGAGCCCACCTGAGTGCGAACAAGACCGAGGCGCCACGCACGGTGCGTGACCGGGAGATGCTCGGCGAGATCCGCACCGTGCACGCCGACAATCTCGGCGTCTACGGTGCCCGCAAGGTCCACGCCGAACTACGCAGAAAGGATATCGACGTGGCGCGCTGCACTGTCGAACGATTGATGAAAGCCGATGGACTGCAAGGGATACCGAGGTTGAAGACACGCAGGACCACCCGCAGCGATGGCGCCGAAACCCCGCAACCGGCCGACCGAGTCGGCCGGCAGTTCACCGCCGAGGCGCCGAACACCTTGTGGGTGGCGGACCTGACCTACATCCGCACCCACTCCGGGTGGGTGTACGCGGCGTTCATCCTCGACGTGTACTCGCGCGTGGTCGTCGGCTGGCAGGTCTCGACCACGATGCACACCGACCTCGCATTGGACGCCTTAGACATGGGATTGTGGGCGCGTGATCGTGCCGGCCAGGATGTGGCCGGACTGATTCACCACTCGGACCGCGGAGTGCAGTATCGAGCGATTCGTTACACCGAGCGTCTCGCCGAAGCTGAAGCGGTGACTTCGGTTGGCTCCAAGGGTGATTCGTATGACAACGCGATGGCCGAGGCGTTCAACTCGTTATTCAAGGCGGAATGTATCCGCAACCCGATCATGCGCCCGAAGAGCGGGTGGGGCGGTGTCGGCGACGTCGAGATCGCGGTCGCCGAGTACATCGAGTGGTTCAACCACCGCCGTCTGCACGGCGAGATCGGACACGTCCCGCCGGTCGAGTACGAGGCCGCCTACTGGGCGGCCCACACGGTCACCAGCTACCGTGAGAACCCGGTCCCAGCAGAGGCCGGAACCAACTAA
- a CDS encoding MmyB family transcriptional regulator produces MAGVPIPDRAETSCLRDGHLLAIEKFMPFPAAVQTARFDILAYNRAYRFLFGDLDRIEPERRNCALLLFTDPVWQRSHADLAFSQARIAARLRAGFGRHHDEPHWQQFIEELQEASPAFRALWERGDVTAEPNAPKHIRHAGLGELNLTMTSLWLDESLGPRLVWFAPADDPTAAKVTQLGEMGLDQPPVSAVAS; encoded by the coding sequence TTGGCCGGTGTACCCATCCCCGACCGCGCCGAAACCAGTTGTCTGCGTGACGGACATCTGCTCGCCATCGAGAAGTTCATGCCGTTTCCGGCGGCGGTGCAGACGGCCCGATTCGACATCCTCGCCTACAACCGTGCCTATCGATTCCTGTTCGGCGATCTCGACCGGATCGAACCGGAGCGACGCAACTGCGCGCTTCTCCTGTTCACCGACCCGGTGTGGCAGCGCAGTCACGCCGACCTCGCCTTCTCGCAGGCCCGCATCGCCGCACGGCTGCGAGCGGGATTCGGCCGACATCACGACGAACCGCATTGGCAGCAGTTCATCGAAGAACTGCAGGAAGCCTCGCCGGCGTTCCGCGCGCTGTGGGAGCGCGGCGATGTCACGGCAGAACCGAACGCACCCAAGCACATACGGCATGCCGGTCTCGGTGAACTGAATTTGACCATGACCAGCCTCTGGCTCGACGAATCGTTGGGTCCGCGGCTGGTCTGGTTCGCTCCCGCCGACGACCCCACCGCGGCGAAGGTGACACAACTCGGGGAGATGGGCCTCGATCAACCGCCCGTCAGCGCCGTCGCCTCCTGA
- a CDS encoding tyrosine-protein phosphatase, with protein MTPTPGQSIALPTLPKLRDLGGWPTTDGSQVRSGVLYRSTDLSRLDDADRQTLTDLGLRTIYDLRTLAERTGAPDIAIDGATEVAVDVLADATTSIPANLGTVLADPAVVAQATDALGDGKAAELIAGTYREIVTLPSALAAYRRFFEGLAGGDPGPVLFHCTTGKDRTGWAAAVLLSLLGVREDDVYQDYLLTNEQLIPALTPLFDDFAAAGGDPDLLRPVLGVDRSYLDAAFDEMRSVYGDVDGYVTDGLGLDTDLRKRLRDLYLHA; from the coding sequence ATGACGCCCACGCCCGGACAGTCGATCGCCCTGCCGACCCTGCCCAAGCTCCGTGACCTCGGCGGCTGGCCGACCACCGACGGCAGCCAGGTGCGCAGCGGCGTCCTGTACCGCTCCACAGACCTCAGCCGCCTCGACGATGCCGACCGTCAAACGTTGACCGATCTGGGCCTGCGCACCATCTACGACCTGCGCACGCTCGCCGAGCGCACCGGCGCACCCGACATCGCGATCGACGGCGCCACCGAGGTGGCCGTCGACGTGCTGGCCGACGCCACCACGTCGATCCCGGCCAATCTGGGTACCGTGCTCGCCGACCCGGCCGTCGTCGCGCAGGCCACCGATGCGCTCGGCGACGGGAAGGCAGCCGAGCTCATCGCCGGCACCTACCGCGAGATCGTGACCCTGCCCAGCGCGCTGGCCGCCTATCGCCGGTTCTTCGAAGGGCTCGCGGGCGGCGATCCGGGCCCGGTGCTGTTTCACTGCACCACCGGCAAGGATCGGACGGGATGGGCGGCGGCGGTGCTGCTCTCCCTGCTCGGCGTCCGCGAGGACGACGTCTACCAGGATTATCTGCTCACCAACGAGCAACTCATACCCGCGCTGACCCCGCTGTTCGACGATTTCGCGGCCGCCGGCGGCGATCCGGACCTGTTGCGCCCGGTCCTGGGCGTCGACCGCAGCTATCTCGACGCGGCCTTCGATGAGATGCGCTCGGTGTACGGCGACGTCGATGGCTATGTGACCGACGGTCTCGGCCTCGACACCGATCTGCGAAAGCGCCTACGGGACCTCTACCTGCACGCCTGA
- a CDS encoding tyrosine-protein phosphatase, whose amino-acid sequence MGVVTEQTTDTIDLTAVANFRDVGGMTTHDGRTVATGRLFRSAALGKASDDDIATLAGLGLRTVVDLRSVAEADAAPDPTIGDARGVLLDVLADAERISAPADLDKLIANPEAVAAANDRLEQGSGVEHMIGAYRGLVNLPSAKRAYREFFTGLLDGVPTLFHCTAGKDRTGWAAASFLTLMGVDRDDVYSDYLRTNDLFLPAMAHVFDAFEAAGGDPDLLRPLLGVSASYLNVAFDEVAIQYGSIGDYFAEALGISADEQDRMREQFLI is encoded by the coding sequence ATGGGGGTTGTGACCGAGCAGACGACCGACACCATCGACCTGACCGCCGTCGCCAACTTCCGCGACGTCGGGGGCATGACGACCCACGACGGACGGACGGTCGCCACCGGGCGGCTGTTCCGGTCGGCGGCCCTGGGGAAGGCGTCCGACGACGACATCGCCACGTTGGCCGGACTGGGCCTGCGGACCGTCGTCGACCTACGCTCGGTCGCCGAGGCCGACGCCGCACCCGATCCGACGATCGGCGACGCGCGCGGCGTCCTGCTCGACGTGCTCGCCGACGCCGAGCGGATCAGTGCCCCCGCCGACCTGGACAAACTCATCGCCAACCCGGAAGCGGTGGCCGCCGCCAATGATCGGCTGGAGCAGGGCAGCGGTGTGGAGCACATGATCGGCGCCTACCGCGGTCTGGTGAACCTGCCGAGTGCCAAACGCGCCTACCGCGAGTTCTTCACCGGACTGCTCGACGGCGTCCCGACACTTTTCCACTGCACCGCGGGTAAGGACCGAACCGGTTGGGCCGCAGCGTCATTTCTCACCCTGATGGGGGTGGACCGCGACGACGTGTACAGCGACTATCTGCGCACCAACGACCTGTTCCTACCGGCGATGGCGCACGTCTTCGACGCCTTCGAGGCGGCCGGCGGCGACCCGGACCTGCTGCGCCCGCTGCTCGGGGTGTCGGCGTCGTATCTGAATGTCGCCTTCGACGAGGTGGCCATCCAGTACGGCTCCATCGGCGACTACTTCGCCGAGGCCCTCGGCATCTCCGCCGACGAGCAGGACCGGATGCGGGAGCAGTTCCTGATCTGA
- a CDS encoding protein kinase domain-containing protein: MTGTLQEGDEFAGYRIVRRLGVGGMGEVYLAQHPRLPRQDALKVLAPAFQNDEQFRERFTREADVAATLLHPNIVPHYDRGDHRDRLWISMAYIDGSDTFALAQTFPDRVFAGDLVAEIVSAIADALDHAHDNGLLHRDVKPGNILVTHTRRRRIYLADFGIAKAQDAGTALTSTGAFVGSLAYCAPEQAAADHLTGAADQYQLACTAFELLTGAPPYPGTNLVQVLHQHLNSPPPSPRSRRPELPGELDAVFAQALAKDPAQRYRRCSDFADALVDVLDSLPAPPPGMSAATGPASTVVATTPVPAATSGPWHQPTVSGTPPPQPIWSGGSGPMIFAPPQHFSSPGFPGPPIRWSGFPLLPEQLRGLSCGAYFALEATSDPVDDLFVTGSKRHLRKKLRDTWGIVDAESADETVDLLQLGMDAPDYDPTLRTIRNVAGGTPRGALVHERDRILRAAPGLIPSILDTVLTVASSTRDFPEEIPGSVAAWDLSRLVIIVRYCVFLGYLDPDVAWSIVVDAGRRAAGVYPHWGAYAAGFEVGRALSRAEGDRHPARAADGVFAESRPIILRLLSDPTSPWIRLPLR; encoded by the coding sequence ATGACCGGGACCCTGCAGGAGGGCGACGAGTTCGCCGGGTATCGCATCGTCCGGCGACTCGGCGTCGGCGGAATGGGTGAGGTGTACCTCGCGCAGCATCCACGGCTGCCGCGTCAGGACGCACTCAAAGTCCTCGCACCGGCGTTTCAGAACGACGAACAGTTCCGCGAACGGTTCACTCGCGAGGCCGACGTCGCGGCGACGCTGCTGCACCCCAACATCGTCCCGCATTATGACCGCGGCGATCATCGCGATCGATTGTGGATCTCCATGGCCTACATCGACGGCTCGGATACCTTCGCGCTGGCCCAGACCTTTCCCGACCGGGTGTTCGCCGGCGATCTGGTTGCCGAGATCGTCTCGGCAATCGCCGACGCTCTCGACCACGCACACGACAATGGCCTGCTCCATCGTGACGTCAAGCCGGGCAACATCCTGGTCACCCACACGCGGCGTCGTCGAATCTATCTGGCGGACTTCGGGATAGCGAAAGCACAAGACGCCGGAACGGCACTCACGTCGACGGGCGCCTTCGTCGGGAGTCTTGCCTACTGCGCACCGGAGCAGGCGGCGGCCGACCACCTCACCGGCGCCGCCGATCAATACCAATTGGCCTGTACTGCTTTTGAATTGCTGACCGGTGCCCCGCCCTATCCCGGCACGAATCTGGTGCAGGTTCTCCATCAGCATCTCAATTCGCCACCGCCCTCGCCGCGTTCGCGGCGGCCGGAGCTGCCGGGAGAACTCGACGCCGTCTTCGCTCAAGCACTCGCGAAGGACCCGGCGCAGCGCTACCGCAGATGCTCGGACTTCGCCGATGCCCTGGTGGACGTGCTCGACTCGCTGCCCGCTCCGCCGCCGGGGATGTCTGCCGCGACGGGGCCTGCGTCCACCGTCGTGGCCACCACGCCGGTGCCGGCCGCCACGTCCGGGCCCTGGCACCAGCCCACCGTCTCCGGGACGCCACCCCCGCAACCGATCTGGTCCGGTGGCAGTGGACCCATGATTTTTGCTCCGCCGCAGCACTTTTCGTCCCCGGGATTTCCTGGGCCACCCATTCGGTGGTCGGGGTTTCCACTCCTGCCCGAACAGCTGCGCGGCCTGTCGTGCGGGGCCTACTTCGCCCTGGAGGCCACCTCTGACCCGGTCGACGATCTCTTCGTCACCGGGAGCAAGCGTCACCTCCGCAAGAAGCTGCGTGACACCTGGGGGATCGTCGACGCCGAATCGGCCGACGAGACCGTCGACCTGCTGCAGCTGGGCATGGATGCCCCCGACTACGACCCGACGTTGCGTACCATCCGAAATGTCGCGGGCGGTACCCCGCGTGGTGCCCTCGTCCACGAGCGGGATCGCATCCTGCGGGCAGCCCCGGGGCTGATCCCATCGATCCTCGACACCGTGCTCACGGTTGCGTCGTCGACCCGCGACTTTCCGGAGGAGATTCCCGGAAGTGTTGCCGCGTGGGATCTCTCGCGACTGGTGATCATCGTCCGATACTGCGTGTTCCTCGGCTACCTGGACCCTGATGTCGCGTGGTCGATTGTGGTGGACGCCGGTCGGCGGGCGGCAGGTGTGTATCCGCACTGGGGCGCATATGCGGCCGGATTCGAGGTGGGCCGGGCACTCTCGCGGGCCGAGGGTGATCGGCATCCGGCGCGGGCGGCGGACGGCGTCTTCGCCGAGTCCCGCCCGATCATCCTTCGCCTGCTGTCTGATCCGACGAGCCCGTGGATCCGATTGCCCCTGCGCTGA
- a CDS encoding glycosyltransferase family 2 protein translates to MMRRTALITIARGRHRHLRRQIQGVARTTRPPDLHIVVAMSDPEIRTVAGDHPATIVIDLPARTETLPLARARNVGARRAIEAGAELLVFLDVDCIPGTELVEHYRRAAETHAGQSLLFCGPVTYLRPDQTSDDLTAYTNPHPARPAPVPGHVVVDDQMTLFWSLSFALTADHWQAIGGFHEEYRGYGGEDTDFAMLAADRGFAIAWVGGADAYHQHHPVSDPPVEHVDDILRNGEMFRRRWGHWPMGGWLRDFEAAGLIVHDEQRDLWRRTVIE, encoded by the coding sequence ATGATGCGGCGCACCGCGCTCATCACCATCGCACGTGGACGTCACCGCCATCTGCGACGGCAGATCCAGGGAGTCGCACGGACCACACGGCCACCGGATCTGCACATCGTGGTCGCGATGAGTGATCCCGAGATCCGCACCGTAGCCGGCGATCATCCCGCCACCATCGTAATCGACCTCCCGGCGCGGACCGAGACGTTGCCACTGGCACGGGCACGCAACGTCGGTGCGCGACGGGCGATCGAGGCCGGCGCTGAGCTGCTGGTCTTTCTCGACGTCGACTGCATTCCTGGCACCGAGCTGGTCGAACACTATCGACGTGCCGCGGAAACCCATGCCGGACAAAGCCTCCTGTTCTGCGGGCCGGTCACCTACCTGCGGCCGGATCAGACCTCCGACGACCTAACCGCCTACACGAATCCGCATCCGGCCCGGCCGGCACCCGTACCCGGGCACGTCGTCGTCGACGATCAGATGACGCTGTTCTGGTCGTTGTCCTTCGCGCTCACCGCTGATCACTGGCAGGCCATCGGCGGCTTTCACGAGGAATACCGCGGGTACGGTGGCGAGGACACCGATTTCGCCATGCTGGCCGCCGATCGCGGGTTCGCGATCGCCTGGGTCGGCGGCGCCGACGCGTATCACCAACACCACCCGGTGTCCGACCCGCCCGTCGAGCACGTGGACGACATTCTCCGCAATGGCGAGATGTTCCGGCGACGCTGGGGACACTGGCCGATGGGTGGATGGCTGCGCGACTTCGAGGCTGCGGGTCTCATCGTGCACGATGAGCAACGAGACTTGTGGCGCCGCACCGTAATCGAGTAA
- a CDS encoding glycosyltransferase family protein, whose translation MIGYYIHHQGSGHRTRAQAVINHLDTPVVALTSLDTDLGAGVDVLRLERDDHATHPTEVTAHGALHWVPRRDRGLRDRMAQIAEFVTTRSPSAMVVDVSVEVAVFVRTMGVPVVVVAMPGRRDDAAHQLAYRLADAIIAPWPEHLYRPDWLERFRTKTTFTGGISRHDGRVPAVDVGRRADVLVMSGTGGVDTAAADLATIRAAHPGLVVRGLGPAFGTWVDDPWPDLCAAGLVVINAGQGSVADVACAGRPALVMPQQRPFDEQVATAHTLCHNGLARVCARWPSAREWESVVDRPPVTDWSAWRTRGAARRAADAILASANR comes from the coding sequence ATGATCGGTTACTACATTCATCATCAGGGCAGCGGGCACCGCACCCGCGCGCAGGCCGTGATCAATCACCTCGATACCCCGGTGGTGGCACTGACCAGTCTGGACACCGACCTCGGCGCAGGCGTGGACGTGCTGCGGCTCGAACGTGACGACCACGCAACACATCCCACTGAAGTCACCGCTCACGGTGCGCTGCACTGGGTTCCGCGACGCGACCGCGGACTGCGCGACCGGATGGCGCAGATCGCGGAGTTCGTGACCACCCGCTCGCCGTCGGCGATGGTGGTCGACGTCTCGGTCGAGGTGGCGGTCTTCGTACGGACGATGGGCGTACCGGTTGTCGTGGTCGCCATGCCCGGCCGGCGCGACGACGCCGCGCACCAACTCGCCTATCGGCTCGCGGATGCAATCATCGCGCCCTGGCCGGAACACCTGTACCGACCGGACTGGCTCGAAAGGTTCCGTACCAAAACGACTTTCACCGGCGGGATCAGCCGTCACGACGGCCGCGTCCCGGCCGTCGATGTCGGTCGGCGTGCCGACGTGCTGGTCATGTCGGGCACCGGCGGCGTCGACACCGCGGCTGCCGACCTGGCCACGATCCGCGCCGCTCATCCCGGCCTGGTCGTCCGTGGACTGGGCCCCGCCTTCGGCACCTGGGTCGACGACCCGTGGCCGGATCTGTGTGCCGCCGGACTCGTCGTCATCAACGCTGGACAGGGCAGCGTCGCCGATGTGGCGTGCGCTGGCCGACCCGCCCTGGTGATGCCGCAGCAGCGTCCGTTCGACGAACAGGTGGCCACAGCACACACGTTGTGCCACAACGGATTGGCCAGGGTCTGCGCGCGCTGGCCGTCGGCACGGGAATGGGAGTCGGTGGTGGACCGGCCACCCGTGACCGACTGGTCGGCGTGGCGAACCCGGGGTGCGGCCCGACGCGCCGCGGACGCGATCCTGGCGTCCGCGAACCGATGA
- a CDS encoding glycosyltransferase, with the protein MLEHARRSGLRIAMIASSRYPVAEPFAGGLEAHVWHLTRALTGAGHRVTLFAAPGSDVPPRTALLRADHFEPSAGARADVSMPPVMAMREHHAYLSLMLNLAERSQDYDVIHNHSLHYLPIAMAPAVATPMVTTLHTPPTPWLESAMTMSPPTNCVAVSAHTAASWGHVTGPIPVIPNGIDADRWPVGEGGDDFAWFGRLVPEKGAHLAIETARLAGRGLRIAGPVSDREYFTTRIAPQLDDRIRYVGHLAQRDLVAMIGSSAVTLVTPRWDEPYGLVVAESLCCGTPVASFRRGGIPEFLGDAGILVDADDTHALASGAIAAAGIDRERVREHALRRCSEAAMLDGYQDLYAGLVDGREVRR; encoded by the coding sequence ATGCTTGAGCACGCCAGGCGATCCGGGCTGCGGATCGCGATGATCGCGTCGAGTCGATACCCCGTAGCCGAGCCCTTCGCGGGCGGCCTCGAGGCCCACGTCTGGCATCTCACTCGCGCGTTGACCGGCGCCGGACATCGCGTCACCCTGTTCGCCGCGCCCGGTTCAGACGTACCACCGCGGACTGCCCTGCTGCGTGCCGATCACTTCGAGCCGTCGGCCGGTGCGCGGGCCGATGTGTCGATGCCCCCGGTGATGGCGATGCGCGAACACCACGCCTACCTGTCACTCATGCTCAATCTCGCCGAACGGTCGCAGGACTACGACGTCATCCACAACCACAGCCTGCACTATCTGCCGATCGCCATGGCGCCCGCTGTTGCCACACCGATGGTCACCACGCTGCACACGCCGCCGACGCCGTGGCTGGAGTCGGCGATGACGATGTCGCCACCGACCAACTGCGTCGCCGTCAGCGCCCACACCGCAGCGTCGTGGGGTCACGTGACCGGGCCGATTCCGGTGATACCCAACGGGATCGACGCCGACCGCTGGCCCGTCGGCGAGGGCGGCGACGACTTCGCCTGGTTCGGACGACTGGTGCCGGAGAAGGGTGCGCACCTCGCGATCGAGACGGCTCGCCTCGCCGGCCGGGGGTTGCGGATCGCCGGACCGGTCAGTGATCGCGAGTACTTCACGACTCGCATCGCCCCGCAACTCGACGACCGGATCCGCTACGTCGGTCACCTCGCCCAGCGTGACCTTGTCGCGATGATCGGCTCGTCGGCGGTCACGCTGGTCACCCCCCGGTGGGACGAGCCGTATGGCCTGGTGGTCGCCGAATCGCTGTGTTGCGGCACCCCGGTGGCATCGTTTCGTCGCGGCGGCATTCCGGAATTCCTCGGGGATGCAGGCATTCTCGTCGACGCCGACGACACCCACGCACTCGCGTCCGGCGCGATCGCGGCCGCCGGCATCGACCGCGAACGGGTTCGCGAGCATGCGTTGCGCCGGTGTTCGGAGGCTGCGATGCTCGACGGCTATCAGGATCTTTACGCCGGTCTCGTCGACGGCCGGGAGGTGCGACGATGA
- a CDS encoding glycosyltransferase family protein, whose amino-acid sequence MSNPVGDGPIRVASVPASHVYVRHLSPPTGDDAVTRLPDPRPADGATVPGGWWPPLMLEPGWVARHHREFDVFHVHFGFDALPPETIAGVADDLARHDKPLVYTLHDLRNPHHPEPGAHEDVLEVLLDAADEIITLTPGAAQEISNRWQRQATVLPHPHVIPPDRFGGRREPHRPFVIGVHAKSVRANMDPLSVIEALLGIAERYDDVVVAINVHDEVFDPDDHWYNPQVGAAIVALGDHPRARLHIHPYFSDDELWSYLASLDVSVLPYRFGTHSGWLEACHDLGTQVIAPSCGYYRQQQRCAVYRHDETTFDADSLAVAVDEVYRSTAYRPSWDHRAEQRAKLAAAHRDLYRQSLNA is encoded by the coding sequence ATGTCGAATCCCGTCGGTGACGGTCCCATCCGGGTCGCATCCGTCCCCGCGTCGCACGTTTACGTGCGGCACCTGTCGCCGCCCACCGGCGACGACGCCGTGACCCGGCTACCCGACCCACGGCCGGCCGACGGGGCCACGGTGCCCGGTGGATGGTGGCCACCGTTGATGCTCGAACCCGGTTGGGTCGCACGACATCACCGCGAATTCGACGTCTTCCACGTCCACTTCGGCTTCGATGCCCTCCCGCCCGAGACGATCGCCGGCGTCGCCGACGACCTGGCCCGCCACGACAAGCCGCTCGTCTACACCCTGCACGACCTGCGCAATCCTCACCATCCGGAGCCGGGTGCCCACGAGGATGTCCTCGAGGTTCTCCTCGACGCAGCAGACGAGATCATCACCCTGACACCGGGTGCCGCACAGGAGATCTCGAACCGGTGGCAGCGTCAGGCGACGGTGCTGCCGCATCCGCACGTGATCCCGCCGGACCGATTCGGCGGACGCCGCGAACCACACCGCCCGTTCGTGATCGGGGTGCACGCGAAAAGCGTTCGCGCGAACATGGATCCGCTGTCGGTGATCGAGGCCCTGTTGGGGATCGCCGAGCGCTACGACGACGTCGTCGTGGCCATCAACGTCCACGATGAGGTCTTCGACCCCGACGATCACTGGTACAACCCGCAGGTGGGCGCGGCCATCGTCGCCCTCGGTGATCACCCGCGCGCCCGTCTGCACATTCATCCCTACTTCTCCGACGACGAATTGTGGTCCTATCTGGCGTCGCTGGATGTATCGGTACTGCCGTACCGGTTCGGGACCCACTCCGGGTGGCTGGAAGCCTGCCATGATCTGGGCACGCAGGTCATCGCACCCAGTTGCGGGTACTACCGGCAGCAGCAGCGCTGCGCCGTGTACCGGCACGACGAGACGACCTTCGACGCCGACTCGCTGGCGGTCGCTGTCGACGAGGTCTATCGGTCCACGGCGTACCGTCCGAGCTGGGACCATCGTGCCGAGCAGCGCGCCAAGCTGGCCGCGGCGCATCGGGACTTGTATCGGCAGAGCCTCAATGCTTGA
- a CDS encoding PaaI family thioesterase yields MQAYIVMTTTDVQNDPLQLSGLELLRAWRDSPNRDDHPSIGRLLGMRPVRIDSGEVSFAVTPKPDFANPLGTVHGGICATLLDSVMGCAVHTTLPAGVGYTTLELKINYIRSVAVNAGELTAVGTVIHAGRKTATAEGKVFSDDGKLVAHGTTTCIVFR; encoded by the coding sequence ATGCAAGCATACATAGTCATGACCACAACAGATGTCCAAAACGACCCGCTCCAACTCTCCGGCCTCGAACTACTGCGGGCCTGGCGTGACAGCCCGAATCGCGACGACCACCCGAGCATCGGACGACTCCTCGGTATGCGGCCGGTGCGCATCGACTCCGGCGAGGTGAGCTTCGCGGTGACCCCCAAACCCGACTTCGCCAACCCGCTGGGCACGGTGCACGGCGGCATCTGCGCGACGCTGCTTGACTCGGTGATGGGTTGCGCCGTGCACACCACCCTGCCCGCCGGCGTCGGCTACACGACGCTGGAACTCAAGATCAACTACATCCGCTCGGTGGCCGTGAATGCCGGCGAACTCACCGCCGTGGGCACCGTGATTCATGCCGGCCGCAAGACCGCGACCGCCGAGGGCAAGGTGTTCTCCGACGACGGGAAGCTCGTCGCGCACGGCACCACCACGTGCATCGTGTTCCGCTGA
- a CDS encoding TetR/AcrR family transcriptional regulator, giving the protein MASHTSTPVAQGADERGPRERMVIHAADLIGRDGVAATSIGDVITASSAPRGSIYHHFPGGKTQLMTEAVRYAGDFIADRIGTLRSHTAAEAVSDIGDVWRRMLVNTDYQFGCPVLAGGLARGTEPQVADAAEEVLTQWIEMVAARLVLEGVDADRAGSLANLVVASIEGAVGLCQTRRSVEPLDKVIVELAALCETLVR; this is encoded by the coding sequence ATGGCGTCACACACCTCGACCCCGGTGGCGCAGGGTGCCGACGAGCGGGGCCCGCGGGAGCGGATGGTGATCCATGCCGCCGATCTGATCGGGCGTGACGGCGTGGCCGCCACCTCTATCGGCGACGTCATCACCGCGAGCTCGGCCCCGCGCGGGTCCATCTACCACCACTTTCCCGGCGGCAAGACACAACTCATGACCGAGGCGGTGCGCTACGCCGGTGACTTCATCGCCGACCGCATCGGCACACTCCGCTCGCACACCGCAGCCGAGGCGGTCAGCGACATCGGCGACGTCTGGCGACGCATGCTGGTCAACACCGACTATCAGTTCGGCTGCCCGGTTCTGGCCGGCGGCCTGGCCCGCGGGACCGAACCGCAGGTCGCCGACGCCGCCGAGGAAGTTCTCACCCAGTGGATCGAGATGGTCGCCGCGCGGCTCGTGCTCGAGGGCGTCGACGCCGATCGGGCGGGGTCGCTGGCCAATCTCGTCGTCGCATCCATCGAGGGTGCGGTCGGGCTGTGCCAGACACGGCGCAGCGTCGAACCGCTCGACAAGGTGATCGTCGAGCTGGCCGCGTTGTGTGAGACTCTCGTGCGCTGA